The sequence TTTCCATCGTATCATTTAACTAATAGGTCTGCTTTACGTGGCTATTCATGATTTCCATGTAATTTTCAAATGATACACAGAGAAACAAAAAGCATGCAAATATAAAGACCCTGGAGCTGTGCTACATACCTCGCTCACTCTAATtctttttactttctcttttccttgaaTAGACCATTGTATAGCAACACCGCATAAAATATCAGTTAACACAAACTTTAACTCCAACAGAGTATCTGCCATCTTATTGAATTTCAGGTAATTTTAACAGCACcaaaatatcaagcaaataaaATGCAATGTAGAGGAGTCAGTACTAAATTGGCCAAGTTTTCAACTTTGGTATGTGTGTGTTTCATGTTGTTTACAACTTAAAACTTTTAAACATACTTAAAAGCAGACAGAATACTCATGAACCTCCATGTCCCTGTCACCTAGCTTCAACAATTTAGCAGTCACGGCCAATCTACAATTTCATCCCCTTTTCTCCCCGCTTCAGTACTATTTTGAAGCAAAGCCCTCACATTACATCATTTCATTTTGGCTATACTTTGATCGGGGAAAGAGGAATACAACAGAAGGATCAGATAGTTAAGAGAAATAATGCTTCCCCCTCCTCCCTTAGTCATGATCACATTTGTAAGTGATATAATATCAGGGAAGGTTTTGGAGAAAAAGCCCGCATGCTACCCCAAAGAACAAGGGCCGGCAATTCCAAGTTTACTGCAGCTGCCCAGTCACCTCCTCCTTCTACCTCAGAAGCTCACCCAGTAGCAAAGATTATACTGGGAAGCAGTAACAGCATGAGTAGCTGGTACATTCCAGTCCCTAATCTCTGGAATAGCCTAACAGGACTGTAGTCAACAGAATCATTTTTCTCAGCACTAGATTAATTACCAAGTCCCTGAGTTGACAGGTTTCCTCCAGTTCAGATAGGAGAACTAAATGTCCACCTTTTAAAATATGTCTATGGCTAGCTCCATGGGCTTGCCACTAGCAAAATGAGGTAAGCAGGCAGTCACCACAGAGCTATCTCCCAGGAAAGGAAAACTGCAGAACAAGGGAAGTGCATCTTCATTCCTCTCCTACCCCTCACAGTCAAATATCAACCAAAATGGTTTGGTTATCCTTCTGAAAATATTCAAATCCTTCTGAGAAGTAAATGGAGCGGTCCAATGAGATGGAGTTCAGAAAGTTCCACTGAATGTAATCTGGCATTCCTGACTGTACTAATTTCAATACAACAACTAGAGGAAAACATGAAAACAACATCACGCATCTTTGTTGTTTATAATGTAGGAAAAATGTTCAATGATCTTGAATATGTCTagtattttaacatttaaaaacacCAACTCAGATTTGTTTCCTCAACAACTACAACCTGAGTACTAATACTCAGGCTATAATCTTATCTTGTTTAATTATATAAAGAAGACTGTTTACAAAGGATAAAATTCTAACCACTGTAATAAGAAAAGTAATTTGGGGTAACTTCCAGTAACTAAAGACAGGTCTTGGAGTAACATCTGTGAACACACAGCCCATCACACTGGCTctattttgtaaataaaaataagattcCCCATTACATCCTACTAACCCCTTTCCCAGGGGCTGCGTTTTGAAGAAAATTTGACATAATGATTTTTCATGGTAATAGGCTCAATTACCTTCCCTCCATCTGTTTTTCTTAGCATTAATCAAATTGTTCCATTGTTAGTATTTCTACATCTAATTATTTCCTACTACCTtctgaaaacaaaaattattttattattacaaaTCTGAAGATTAATCTGCAGTATTTTAATACAGAGACTATGAGGAAAGTTTTGTTACAATTAAAATAGATATGTAAAATTTTTCTGGTTAACTGATCAAGTCACAAAAAATATACTCACTtttgttgtctttgtataaaaTGGGGAGGAGAGTTGGTGAATGGGCAGGTCCATGTTACTACTGGAGTTTGTGACATTGTTACTATGCGTGTGTTCATCCTCTCTGCTACTGTCATCAGACTGATCAAAATCATCACTCTCCTggtccatttcctcctcctcttcatccTCCTCATCTTGTTCACCACCATGTTCTTCATCTTCCTCTTGTTCTTCTTGGTTTCCTGAGGAGTCTTCATCTACTGAAATAAACTGATTGTTGTTTTCCTCCAGTTGTCCTTGCTGGGAATCATTCTGGTCCCCAGGTCTAGGCTCTGCTCCCACAACTTCCCCGTTCCTTGCAGTATGCTCCTCCTCTTGTTGTCttagttgctgctgctgctgctgctgttcctcTTCTACCACACGATTCATCTGGTCCTCATCTACCTGGCTTGAGGaagggttacctctcagagagcTTCCAGTTCGTCGTCTTTTGCTGCCCACAGAGAGCAGTTCCTGATTCATTTCCAAAAGCCAGCTTGCTACTTCTTGGACCTTGGCTAGGCTATCAGAAGACGCAAAGGTTTTCACATTCTGCAGGGAGAATGGGGGGAAAGAAAAGTTTGTACATTCTGTGTTATCCTTTGCTTCCGTGTTATATGTCTGTATTTTAAATGTTACAGATTATAAAAAGTATTTGATGCCATCAAGGCATTAAGATGTTCTCTAATCAAAACATAAACTTTAAGTTGTAAATGCTATGAGACTTTTAAGACAAACATAAAAATCATATAGTAAACATCTTTATTTTAATgtccttttaataatttttagcaTAAAGCTTTACAGCTCAATTTAGTTGTGTTGACCAATGAAACTAATTTAACCAATAAAAAAGTTTTAGATTAGTAGTTCATAAACTATATTCTTTGTAAAACATATACCAAATGCCAATAAGAGTATCATAAAAAAAACTATCCAGTGCTCAGTTAAGTTCAAGAAATGCTGAGGTAAGCCAAGTAAAAAAGGCTTCTTTACCCTAGGAATTTCTCAGACATCACTGATCATAGAATTTTGTCTTTAGACACAGTTTTCTGATAGTACCAAATATAATTATGACTTTCCTTTCTCACAATAAGCATAAATCA comes from Loxodonta africana isolate mLoxAfr1 chromosome 13, mLoxAfr1.hap2, whole genome shotgun sequence and encodes:
- the FBXW7 gene encoding F-box/WD repeat-containing protein 7 isoform X5 — encoded protein: MPQLVSPFHCLWTFGLYSVLGYYEQCCYDKLCTYLFVQGASAISGIFKRLSKYLNVKTFASSDSLAKVQEVASWLLEMNQELLSVGSKRRRTGSSLRGNPSSSQVDEDQMNRVVEEEQQQQQQQLRQQEEEHTARNGEVVGAEPRPGDQNDSQQGQLEENNNQFISVDEDSSGNQEEQEEDEEHGGEQDEEDEEEEEMDQESDDFDQSDDSSREDEHTHSNNVTNSSSNMDLPIHQLSSPFYTKTTKLCNTGRLTKLAI